Proteins encoded within one genomic window of Kibdelosporangium phytohabitans:
- a CDS encoding M48 family metallopeptidase, translating to MLAGYLALLVALAAGVLTAVAVVLSTTWAVLAAIVVLLWLFAHYVLRRKASAGQQGAWINRKRHPDLWQMVDEVAEIAETRTPDELRLGPDMRTAVREQGGFRCLEIGLPLLGGLSAGELRAVTGHALALSTVTSVWESRLPRTIMLPYRLITKPRLRARHEQAEQVAISAAGEAVATSALARMPELETAWRQFRHSAAQVSYQLRTPDLIQRFNASVTTSAEPAWELLTEPDKSLPYLQRQLFEELGPEHTANDPRPPDEVETKTE from the coding sequence GTGCTGGCCGGGTACCTCGCGCTGCTGGTGGCACTCGCGGCCGGGGTGCTCACGGCCGTCGCGGTGGTCCTCAGCACCACTTGGGCGGTGCTGGCTGCCATCGTCGTCCTGCTGTGGCTGTTCGCGCATTACGTACTGCGCAGGAAGGCGAGCGCCGGGCAGCAGGGCGCCTGGATCAACCGCAAACGGCACCCCGACCTGTGGCAGATGGTCGACGAGGTGGCCGAGATCGCCGAGACCCGCACGCCCGACGAACTGCGGCTGGGTCCCGACATGCGCACCGCCGTGCGTGAACAGGGCGGTTTCCGGTGCCTGGAGATCGGGCTGCCGCTGCTGGGCGGGCTGTCGGCGGGCGAACTGCGTGCGGTGACCGGCCACGCCCTGGCCCTTTCCACCGTCACATCGGTGTGGGAGTCACGGCTGCCGCGCACGATCATGCTGCCGTACCGGTTGATCACGAAACCGCGCCTGCGCGCACGCCACGAACAGGCCGAACAGGTGGCGATCTCGGCGGCGGGCGAGGCCGTGGCGACGTCGGCGCTGGCCCGAATGCCCGAACTGGAAACGGCATGGCGGCAATTCCGGCATTCCGCCGCCCAGGTGTCCTACCAGCTGCGCACACCGGACCTGATCCAGCGGTTCAACGCGTCGGTCACCACCTCGGCGGAACCGGCGTGGGAACTGCTCACCGAACCGGACAAATCGCTGCCCTACCTCCAGCGGCAACTGTTCGAGGAACTCGGCCCCGAGCACACCGCGAACGATCCCAGGCCCCCGGACGAGGTCGAAACGAAAACGGAATGA
- a CDS encoding type II toxin-antitoxin system PemK/MazF family toxin, whose amino-acid sequence MRDPGEDPKPSRGYVRQVHVVEPGSTLDYSPDLDGLADPGEIVWAWVPYEEDPDRGKDRPLLVIGRNGQRLLAVMLSSKDREGQRGWVGLGSGPWDRDGRESFVLLSRMYELEEDDIRREGAVLEPDRFERVATAIAARARG is encoded by the coding sequence GTGCGTGATCCCGGCGAAGACCCCAAGCCCTCTCGCGGCTACGTACGGCAGGTGCATGTCGTCGAGCCCGGCTCGACCCTGGACTACTCCCCCGACCTCGACGGCCTCGCGGATCCGGGCGAGATCGTCTGGGCCTGGGTTCCCTATGAGGAGGACCCAGACAGGGGTAAGGATAGGCCGTTGCTGGTGATCGGACGAAACGGTCAGCGGTTGCTGGCCGTGATGCTGTCCAGCAAGGACCGGGAGGGCCAGCGCGGCTGGGTCGGCCTTGGCAGCGGCCCGTGGGACCGCGACGGCCGGGAGTCGTTCGTGCTGCTCAGCCGGATGTACGAACTGGAGGAGGACGACATCCGCCGGGAAGGCGCGGTGCTGGAACCCGACCGGTTCGAACGCGTGGCCACGGCCATCGCCGCACGCGCCAGGGGCTGA
- the lepA gene encoding translation elongation factor 4, giving the protein MATFADTTFTPPERIRNFCIIAHIDHGKSTLADRMLQLTGVVEERAMRAQYLDRMDIERERGITIKAQNVRLPWVADDEEIVLHMIDTPGHVDFTYEVSRALEACEGAILLVDAAQGIEAQTLANLYLALENNLAIIPVLNKIDLPAADPEKYSRELAHIIGCEPEDVLKVSAKTGQGVRELLDEVVRKVPPPQGDADAPARAMIFDSVYDTYRGVVTYIRVVDGKITPRERIRMMSTGAVHELLEVGIISPEPKPSVGLGVGEVGYLITGVKDVRQSKVGDTVTSERKGATEPLAGYREPRPMVYSGLYPLDGSDYPDLREALDKLRLNDAALTYEPETSAALGFGFRCGFLGLLHLEITRDRLEREFGLELISTAPNVVYRVVTDDGEETTVTNPSDWVDGKIMEVYEPIVKTTVICPSEFIGTVMELCQARRGQLGGMDYLSEDRVELRYTMPLAEIIFDFFDSLKSRTRGYASLDYEEAGEQTANLVKVDILLQGEPVDAFSAIVHRDAAYAYGTRMATKLRELIPRQQFEVPIQAAIGSRVIARETIRAMRKDVLAKCYGGDITRKRKLLEKQKEGKKRMKMVGRVEVPQEAFVAALSTDEAGDKPKGKK; this is encoded by the coding sequence GTGGCCACGTTCGCCGATACGACGTTCACGCCGCCGGAGCGCATCCGGAACTTCTGCATCATCGCGCACATCGACCACGGCAAGTCGACCCTGGCCGACCGGATGCTGCAGCTCACCGGCGTGGTCGAGGAACGCGCCATGCGGGCTCAGTACCTGGACCGGATGGACATCGAGCGTGAACGCGGCATCACGATCAAGGCGCAGAACGTGCGGCTGCCGTGGGTGGCCGACGACGAGGAAATCGTCCTGCACATGATCGACACCCCCGGGCACGTGGACTTCACCTACGAGGTGTCCCGCGCGCTGGAGGCGTGCGAGGGCGCGATCCTGCTGGTCGACGCCGCGCAGGGGATCGAGGCGCAGACGCTCGCCAACCTGTACCTGGCGCTGGAGAACAACCTGGCGATCATCCCGGTGCTCAACAAGATCGACCTGCCCGCGGCCGATCCGGAGAAGTACTCGCGTGAGCTGGCGCACATCATCGGCTGCGAGCCGGAGGACGTGCTGAAGGTGTCCGCGAAGACCGGGCAGGGCGTGCGCGAGCTGCTCGACGAGGTCGTCCGCAAGGTCCCGCCGCCGCAGGGCGACGCGGACGCGCCCGCCCGCGCGATGATCTTCGACTCGGTCTACGACACCTACCGCGGCGTCGTGACGTACATCCGCGTGGTCGACGGCAAGATCACCCCGCGTGAGCGGATCCGGATGATGTCCACCGGTGCGGTGCACGAGCTGCTCGAGGTCGGCATCATCTCGCCGGAGCCCAAGCCCAGCGTCGGCCTCGGCGTCGGTGAGGTGGGCTACCTGATCACCGGTGTGAAGGACGTCCGCCAGTCCAAGGTCGGTGACACGGTCACCTCGGAGCGCAAGGGCGCGACCGAGCCGCTGGCCGGTTACCGCGAGCCGCGGCCGATGGTCTACTCGGGTCTGTACCCGCTGGACGGCTCGGACTACCCGGACCTGCGTGAAGCGCTGGACAAGCTGCGGCTCAACGACGCGGCGCTGACCTACGAGCCGGAAACCTCGGCGGCGCTGGGCTTCGGCTTCCGCTGCGGCTTCCTCGGCCTGCTGCACCTGGAGATCACCCGCGACCGCCTGGAGCGCGAGTTCGGCCTCGAGCTGATCTCGACGGCGCCGAACGTGGTCTACCGCGTGGTGACCGACGACGGTGAAGAGACGACCGTGACCAACCCGTCCGACTGGGTGGACGGCAAGATCATGGAGGTCTACGAGCCGATCGTGAAGACGACGGTGATCTGCCCGAGCGAGTTCATCGGCACGGTGATGGAACTGTGCCAGGCCCGCCGCGGGCAGCTGGGCGGCATGGACTACCTCTCGGAGGACCGGGTCGAGCTGCGCTACACGATGCCGCTCGCGGAGATCATCTTCGACTTCTTCGACTCGCTGAAGTCGCGCACCCGCGGCTACGCGTCACTGGACTACGAGGAGGCGGGCGAGCAGACCGCGAACCTCGTGAAGGTCGACATCCTGCTGCAGGGCGAACCGGTCGACGCGTTCAGCGCGATCGTGCACAGGGACGCGGCGTACGCGTACGGCACGAGGATGGCGACGAAGCTGCGCGAGCTCATTCCGCGACAGCAGTTCGAGGTGCCCATCCAGGCCGCGATCGGTTCCCGCGTGATCGCACGGGAAACGATCCGCGCGATGCGCAAGGACGTTCTGGCCAAGTGCTACGGCGGTGACATCACCCGCAAGCGCAAACTGCTGGAGAAGCAGAAGGAAGGCAAGAAGCGGATGAAGATGGTCGGCCGCGTCGAGGTGCCGCAGGAGGCGTTCGTCGCGGCGCTGTCGACCGACGAGGCAGGCGACAAACCCAAGGGCAAGAAGTAG
- a CDS encoding HD domain-containing protein: MTFVLDDAIRIAREAHAGQVDKGGKPYIDHPLRVMARVEGAPAQMAAVLHDVIEDTPITADDLRAQGCPEDVVTAVVALSKVKGEAMPDYLRRVAANPVAVQVKRADIGDNTDPVRLAALPELTQNRLRAKYAEAIRLLDELTG, from the coding sequence ATGACGTTCGTACTCGACGACGCGATCCGGATCGCACGGGAAGCGCACGCCGGCCAGGTCGACAAGGGCGGCAAGCCCTACATCGACCACCCGCTGCGAGTGATGGCCCGGGTCGAAGGGGCGCCCGCCCAGATGGCCGCGGTCCTGCACGACGTCATCGAGGACACGCCGATCACCGCTGACGACCTACGCGCACAGGGCTGCCCGGAGGACGTCGTCACCGCGGTTGTCGCGTTGAGCAAGGTGAAAGGCGAGGCGATGCCGGACTACCTCCGCCGCGTCGCCGCGAATCCCGTTGCCGTGCAAGTGAAACGCGCGGACATCGGCGACAACACCGATCCGGTCCGGCTCGCCGCGCTGCCCGAGCTGACCCAGAATCGCCTCCGCGCGAAATACGCGGAGGCGATCAGGTTGCTGGACGAGCTGACCGGCTGA
- a CDS encoding chitinase encodes MVSRARRLLAAVVTAIAALVVVPAGQAGAANIVNNPGFETGTLSGWTCTGATIVSTTVRSGTHALAGTPSGQDYSQCTQQVAVQPNTAYKLSAWVNGTYTYLGVNGNGLTDRNTWSPTTGWKQLSLDFTTAASTTSVSVYLHGWYGQPTYYADDVSLDGPGGTPTIPAAPTGFSASASSPTSASLSWNGPSNATSFRVYRNNQLIASPTASTYTDSGLTAETTYSYQVSSVNSVGESPKTTSVSVTTPGTGGGNPGGPLPKHVLTGYWQNFYNGARALRLADVPTTYDIIAVSFVDAVPGRNGGVSFTLDSGLSSQLGGYTDAQFRQDIKTVQARGQKVIISVGGEKGTVWVGDANASNNFATDVKGLISSYGFDGVDIDLENGINATHMGNALRSIHAGGGKVITMAPQTVDMQSTQGGYFQLALNIKDILTIVNMQYYNSGTMLGCDQQVYGQGSVNFLTALACIQLQGGLRPDQVGLGLPASPSGAGGGYQSPGNVNNALNCLARGTNCGSFKPSTTWPGIRGAMTWSINWDASNGYQFANTVAPHLDTLP; translated from the coding sequence ATGGTCAGCAGGGCCAGGCGGCTGTTGGCAGCCGTCGTCACCGCTATTGCCGCGCTCGTGGTGGTTCCAGCCGGACAGGCCGGTGCCGCCAACATCGTGAACAACCCCGGTTTCGAGACCGGCACGTTGTCCGGTTGGACGTGTACGGGTGCGACGATCGTCAGCACCACCGTGAGATCCGGTACCCATGCCCTGGCCGGTACGCCGAGCGGGCAGGACTACTCGCAGTGCACGCAGCAGGTCGCCGTGCAGCCCAACACCGCGTACAAGCTCAGTGCGTGGGTCAACGGCACCTACACCTACCTCGGTGTGAACGGCAATGGCCTCACTGACCGCAACACCTGGTCGCCGACGACCGGGTGGAAGCAGCTCAGCCTCGACTTCACCACCGCCGCGTCGACCACCAGCGTCTCGGTCTACCTGCACGGCTGGTACGGCCAGCCGACGTACTACGCCGACGACGTCTCGCTGGACGGACCTGGTGGCACGCCGACGATCCCGGCCGCGCCGACGGGTTTCTCCGCCTCCGCGTCGAGCCCGACGAGCGCGAGTCTCTCGTGGAACGGGCCGTCCAACGCGACGAGCTTCCGCGTGTACCGCAACAACCAGCTGATCGCCTCGCCGACCGCGAGCACGTACACCGATTCCGGCCTCACCGCCGAGACGACGTACAGCTACCAGGTCAGCTCGGTCAACTCGGTCGGTGAATCCCCCAAGACCACGTCGGTGTCCGTGACGACCCCGGGCACCGGCGGTGGCAACCCCGGCGGCCCGCTGCCCAAGCACGTGCTGACCGGCTACTGGCAGAACTTCTACAACGGTGCCCGTGCGCTGCGGCTCGCTGACGTGCCAACGACGTACGACATCATCGCGGTCTCCTTCGTCGACGCGGTCCCCGGTCGCAACGGCGGCGTCAGCTTCACGCTGGACTCCGGTCTGTCGTCGCAGCTCGGCGGCTACACCGACGCCCAGTTCCGCCAGGACATCAAGACCGTGCAGGCACGCGGCCAGAAGGTGATCATCTCGGTCGGCGGTGAGAAGGGCACGGTCTGGGTCGGCGACGCCAACGCGTCGAACAACTTCGCCACCGACGTCAAGGGCCTGATCAGCAGCTACGGCTTCGACGGCGTGGACATCGACCTGGAGAACGGCATCAACGCCACCCACATGGGCAACGCGTTGCGCAGCATCCACGCGGGCGGCGGCAAGGTCATCACGATGGCGCCGCAGACCGTGGACATGCAGTCGACCCAGGGCGGCTACTTCCAGCTGGCGCTGAACATCAAGGACATCCTGACCATCGTCAACATGCAGTACTACAACTCCGGCACGATGCTGGGCTGCGACCAGCAGGTGTACGGCCAGGGCTCGGTCAACTTCCTCACCGCGCTCGCGTGCATCCAGCTGCAGGGCGGCCTGCGTCCCGACCAGGTCGGGCTCGGTCTGCCCGCCTCGCCGAGCGGCGCGGGCGGCGGCTACCAGTCGCCGGGCAACGTCAACAACGCGCTCAACTGCTTGGCTCGCGGCACCAACTGCGGGAGTTTCAAGCCGAGCACCACATGGCCGGGCATCCGTGGCGCGATGACCTGGTCCATCAACTGGGACGCCTCCAACGGCTACCAGTTCGCGAACACTGTCGCACCGCACCTCGACACCCTGCCTTGA
- a CDS encoding NAD(P)H-dependent flavin oxidoreductase, which produces MLPNIIVAPMAGGPSTPELVAGAVNAGAYGFLAAGYVTPAALAAQIAGTRKLTAGAFGVNVFVPGEKSTVDLDGYAEKLRSDYGIEPGDPAWTDDEYPAKLDVLVDDPVDTVSFTFGLPSAADVERLRAVGSKIVITVTSPAEARLAARLRPDALCVQGFEAGAHRGIFVDDGSPAGAPAYGLLAALRLVGAAVDLPLIAAGGLVHGADIAAVLTAGAVAAQLGTAFLRCPEAGTQPLHRQALSETRETAVTRAFSGRPARALVNRFLTGNTELAPAAYPQVNSLTKPIRAAAAKSADPEAMSLYAGQAYSQAPQGPVADVVAQLDAQLRAALKSAGSALDRATP; this is translated from the coding sequence ATGCTCCCGAACATCATCGTCGCGCCGATGGCAGGTGGCCCGTCCACACCGGAACTCGTCGCGGGGGCGGTGAACGCGGGGGCGTACGGCTTCCTCGCCGCGGGGTACGTCACCCCGGCCGCGCTGGCCGCGCAGATCGCCGGGACCAGGAAGCTGACCGCCGGAGCGTTCGGCGTCAACGTCTTCGTGCCGGGTGAGAAGTCCACAGTGGATCTCGATGGCTATGCCGAGAAGCTGCGGTCCGACTACGGCATCGAACCGGGCGACCCGGCGTGGACCGACGACGAGTACCCGGCCAAGCTCGATGTGCTGGTCGATGACCCGGTCGACACGGTCTCCTTCACGTTCGGCCTTCCCTCGGCCGCCGACGTCGAGCGCCTGCGCGCGGTGGGCAGCAAGATCGTGATCACCGTGACCAGCCCGGCCGAGGCCCGCCTGGCCGCGCGGCTGCGGCCGGACGCGTTGTGCGTGCAGGGTTTCGAGGCAGGCGCGCACCGCGGCATCTTCGTCGACGACGGGTCGCCCGCGGGCGCGCCCGCCTACGGCCTGCTGGCCGCGTTGCGACTGGTCGGCGCTGCCGTGGACCTGCCGCTGATCGCGGCCGGTGGCCTCGTGCACGGCGCGGACATCGCTGCCGTGCTGACCGCCGGGGCTGTGGCCGCGCAGCTGGGGACCGCGTTCCTGCGTTGCCCGGAGGCCGGAACCCAGCCGCTGCACCGGCAGGCCCTCAGCGAGACCAGGGAAACGGCGGTCACCAGGGCGTTCAGCGGGCGCCCGGCCCGTGCGCTGGTCAACCGGTTCCTCACGGGCAACACCGAACTGGCGCCCGCGGCGTACCCCCAGGTCAACAGCTTGACCAAGCCGATCCGCGCGGCCGCGGCGAAGTCCGCCGACCCGGAGGCGATGTCGTTGTACGCGGGCCAGGCGTACTCCCAGGCCCCGCAGGGACCCGTCGCCGACGTGGTCGCGCAGCTGGACGCCCAGTTGCGCGCCGCGCTCAAATCCGCCGGGTCAGCACTTGACCGGGCCACTCCTTGA
- a CDS encoding GNAT family N-acetyltransferase — protein sequence MRIRPGDGSDLDSIMALGDEAVAWMVSRGNTEQWGTLPWSANPARLERMRGILAEGDLWVAELDGEPVGVLIVSDKPDPHIPPAGEPEVYVRLLLTSRRHAGKKIGSQLLDKAVSVARERGVSLVRVDCYRGEDGELVGYYERNGYVKSETFMVKEWPGQVLTRRI from the coding sequence ATGCGAATTCGCCCAGGTGACGGCAGCGACCTCGACTCGATCATGGCCTTGGGCGACGAGGCCGTCGCCTGGATGGTCTCCCGCGGCAACACCGAGCAGTGGGGCACGCTGCCGTGGTCGGCCAACCCGGCGCGGCTCGAGCGGATGCGGGGCATCCTCGCCGAAGGTGACCTGTGGGTCGCCGAACTCGACGGTGAACCGGTCGGTGTCCTGATCGTCAGCGACAAGCCCGACCCGCACATCCCACCGGCCGGCGAGCCCGAGGTCTACGTGCGGCTGCTGCTGACCTCGCGGCGGCACGCGGGCAAGAAGATCGGCTCACAGCTGCTGGACAAGGCGGTGTCCGTGGCACGTGAGCGTGGCGTGTCGCTGGTGCGTGTCGACTGCTACCGCGGTGAGGACGGCGAACTCGTGGGCTACTACGAGCGCAACGGTTACGTGAAGTCCGAGACGTTCATGGTCAAGGAGTGGCCCGGTCAAGTGCTGACCCGGCGGATTTGA
- a CDS encoding DUF885 domain-containing protein: MINELADELLAVVAEEDPLNDFLDRTDTGAVLPDPAEEAQFALARRAQAIAERARALEPGVTRGVLLQQADALVTRVESRLVEHTMWDFVVSPIAKVFAGSVAGDPDRLAALPRYLAASARRHVDGAASGRLPVGRRAKAAVGRIDAFLAEPSELRTDDPAVLRAFADYRDVLAGLPGRPDERSGLCWLPDGDAIYARLARMHTTTAHTPRQLHQTGLDAMARLDREFEEIGKAPAARIRERIRADPSMRYRSEDEVLAIPRAAIARAWEIAPKYFSLLPDAPCAVEPTPAERAPGQSVAAYSPARAVYYANTYRWQERDRCIAEANAFHEGVPGHHFQISVAKGLTGVPRLRKVAWINAYLEGWSLYCERLADELGLYSGDEARIGMLVLESVRAARLVVDTGLHAFGWPRQRVVDYLREHTAMNEVEVQQETDRYIELPGQGLSYLCGRLEFDRIRAAAAADPAFELRAFHDLVLGTGPVPMDVLADVVTGEL; encoded by the coding sequence GTGATCAACGAGCTCGCCGACGAACTGCTGGCGGTCGTCGCCGAGGAGGATCCGCTCAACGACTTCCTCGACCGGACCGACACCGGTGCCGTCCTGCCCGATCCGGCGGAGGAGGCGCAGTTCGCGCTGGCGCGACGGGCGCAGGCGATCGCTGAGCGCGCTCGTGCCCTCGAACCGGGCGTCACGCGGGGCGTGCTGCTGCAGCAGGCGGACGCGCTGGTCACCCGTGTCGAGTCACGTTTGGTCGAGCACACCATGTGGGATTTCGTCGTCTCGCCGATCGCCAAGGTCTTCGCCGGCAGCGTCGCGGGTGACCCGGACCGGCTGGCCGCACTGCCGCGGTACCTGGCCGCGTCGGCGCGCCGGCACGTGGACGGTGCCGCGTCCGGGCGTCTTCCCGTTGGCAGACGGGCGAAAGCCGCGGTCGGCCGGATCGACGCCTTCCTCGCCGAGCCCAGCGAGTTGCGCACGGACGATCCCGCCGTCCTGCGTGCGTTCGCCGACTACCGAGACGTGCTGGCCGGCCTTCCAGGACGCCCTGACGAGCGATCCGGCCTGTGCTGGTTGCCCGACGGCGATGCCATCTACGCGCGACTGGCGAGGATGCACACGACCACCGCGCACACGCCGCGGCAGCTGCATCAGACCGGCCTTGACGCGATGGCACGGCTGGACCGCGAGTTCGAGGAGATCGGCAAGGCACCCGCGGCCCGCATCCGCGAACGGATCCGCGCGGATCCGTCCATGCGGTACCGCAGCGAGGACGAGGTCCTCGCCATCCCGCGTGCGGCCATCGCGCGGGCCTGGGAGATCGCGCCGAAGTACTTCAGCCTCTTGCCCGACGCGCCATGCGCTGTCGAACCCACACCCGCCGAGCGAGCGCCCGGCCAGTCCGTCGCGGCTTACTCCCCGGCGCGAGCCGTCTACTACGCCAACACCTACCGCTGGCAGGAGCGGGACAGGTGTATCGCCGAGGCGAACGCGTTCCACGAGGGCGTGCCGGGGCACCACTTCCAGATCAGCGTCGCCAAGGGCCTCACCGGGGTGCCGAGGCTGCGCAAGGTCGCGTGGATCAACGCCTACCTCGAAGGCTGGAGCCTGTACTGCGAACGGCTGGCCGACGAGCTGGGGCTCTACTCCGGCGACGAGGCCAGGATCGGGATGCTCGTGCTGGAGTCCGTACGGGCCGCGCGCCTGGTCGTCGACACGGGGCTGCACGCCTTCGGCTGGCCGAGGCAGCGGGTGGTGGACTACTTGCGGGAGCACACGGCGATGAACGAAGTCGAGGTCCAGCAGGAGACCGACCGCTACATCGAGCTGCCAGGCCAGGGATTGTCGTACCTGTGTGGCAGGTTGGAGTTCGACCGGATCAGGGCGGCGGCCGCGGCGGACCCGGCGTTCGAGCTGCGCGCCTTCCATGATCTGGTGTTGGGTACAGGGCCGGTGCCGATGGACGTGCTGGCAGACGTGGTGACGGGGGAGTTGTGA
- a CDS encoding DUF885 domain-containing protein encodes MTQIEKIADEVLQLLIEEDPLGEMIQGLPGVDSRLSDLGEAAQAALRTRALDAARRAKACEEGVDGDWVTRAVVIDQAEAIAARVQSRLVETEVADMMVSPIARLHGMLPMVRPKDEEAERNYFTRLAAIPEYLATAAERHRGGIAGGRPPVGSRVAYALTHLENYLANPADDPLRQVPVTNTTERDRLLDVLVRPAFDRYRVALAEDVAPHGRPDDKPGLCWLPGGELTYASLARVHTTTDRTPEDLHQTGLALIEALAEEYLEIGGRVFGVKTVAEVHHKLRTDPALKWNSAEELLAGARAAMDRAEAAAPDWFGLMPSHACLLERTAASVEQNEASAYYHPPALDGSKPGVYFANTYRATERDRYVAEATAFHEAVPGHHFQCTIAQELSLPTLRRCAAINAYAEGWGLYCERLADEMGLYSDDVARLGMLAQDSVRAARLVVDTGLHALGWSRQQTVDYLRENTVMSDVEIQSETDRYIGMPGQALSYMVGRLEIQRLRARAQGELGSAFDIKGFHDLVLGAGPVPMATLDRIVAEWTEAAK; translated from the coding sequence GTGACCCAGATCGAGAAGATCGCCGACGAGGTGCTCCAGCTGCTGATCGAGGAGGACCCGCTCGGCGAGATGATCCAGGGCCTGCCAGGTGTGGACAGCAGGCTGAGCGATCTCGGCGAGGCGGCGCAGGCGGCCCTGCGGACCCGCGCGCTGGACGCCGCCCGCCGCGCCAAGGCATGCGAGGAGGGCGTCGACGGCGACTGGGTCACCCGTGCCGTGGTGATCGACCAGGCCGAGGCGATCGCCGCGCGTGTGCAGTCCCGGCTGGTCGAGACCGAGGTGGCGGACATGATGGTCAGCCCGATCGCCCGGCTGCACGGCATGTTGCCGATGGTCCGGCCGAAGGACGAGGAAGCCGAGCGCAACTACTTCACCCGTCTCGCGGCCATCCCGGAGTACCTGGCCACGGCCGCCGAGCGGCACCGCGGCGGGATCGCAGGCGGACGGCCCCCGGTCGGGTCCCGCGTCGCGTACGCGCTCACCCACCTGGAGAACTACCTCGCCAACCCGGCGGACGACCCGCTGCGGCAGGTCCCGGTGACCAACACGACCGAGCGGGACCGGCTGCTGGACGTGCTCGTCCGGCCCGCGTTCGACCGGTACCGCGTGGCGCTGGCCGAAGATGTCGCGCCGCACGGCAGGCCGGACGACAAGCCCGGTCTGTGCTGGCTGCCCGGCGGCGAACTGACGTACGCGTCGCTGGCGCGTGTGCACACCACGACCGACCGGACGCCGGAAGACCTGCACCAGACCGGCCTGGCGCTGATCGAGGCGCTGGCGGAGGAGTACCTGGAGATCGGCGGCCGGGTCTTCGGCGTCAAGACGGTCGCCGAGGTGCACCACAAGCTGCGCACCGACCCCGCGTTGAAGTGGAACAGCGCGGAGGAGTTGCTGGCCGGTGCCCGTGCGGCGATGGACCGCGCCGAGGCCGCTGCGCCGGACTGGTTCGGGCTGATGCCTTCGCACGCCTGCCTGCTCGAACGCACAGCTGCCTCCGTCGAGCAGAACGAGGCGAGCGCGTACTACCACCCGCCCGCGCTGGACGGCAGCAAACCGGGTGTGTACTTCGCGAACACCTACCGGGCGACCGAGCGCGACCGGTACGTCGCGGAGGCCACCGCGTTCCACGAAGCCGTTCCCGGGCACCACTTCCAGTGCACGATCGCGCAGGAGCTCAGCCTGCCGACGCTGCGCCGGTGCGCGGCGATCAACGCGTACGCCGAAGGCTGGGGCCTGTACTGCGAGCGCCTGGCCGACGAGATGGGCCTGTACTCCGACGACGTGGCGCGCCTGGGCATGCTCGCGCAGGACTCGGTGCGAGCCGCGCGACTGGTGGTGGACACCGGGCTGCACGCGCTCGGCTGGTCCCGCCAGCAGACCGTGGACTACCTGCGTGAGAACACCGTCATGTCCGATGTCGAGATCCAGAGCGAGACCGACCGCTACATCGGCATGCCCGGCCAGGCGCTGTCGTACATGGTCGGCCGTCTGGAGATCCAGCGCCTGCGGGCACGGGCGCAGGGCGAACTGGGCTCCGCGTTCGACATCAAGGGATTCCACGACCTCGTCCTCGGAGCCGGGCCGGTGCCGATGGCGACGCTGGACCGGATCGTGGCGGAATGGACCGAGGCGGCCAAGTGA